One Hydrogenophaga crassostreae genomic region harbors:
- a CDS encoding LysR family transcriptional regulator, which yields MINDRNFRSLDLNLLRVFDEVMAERNLTRAAHNLSMTQPAVSNALRRLRESLGDDLVRRAGYGVEPTPVGLALWPTVRDALEQLRQSLAPGEFDPASARNAFVMAMADATAAKVVPALMDILQSEAPGVNLRILPLTTRDPRELLESGKADLAIGHFPGVLAELSAIHLQEDSPRFMHQRLYDGEYVVVMRRDHPLAKAPLTLDAYCAARHLLVSFSGRAYGFVDEALTALSRQRRVVLTVNQFFTAGQVVATTDLLTVLPRHFVGATGMVHKLALSELPLAVPAVHVDTLWQRQAEHNSAHRWLRQAVDRAATQGFEDTSGVVLPATMRR from the coding sequence ATGATAAATGACCGCAACTTCCGCAGCCTCGACTTGAACCTGTTGCGGGTTTTTGACGAGGTGATGGCCGAGCGCAACCTCACCCGCGCGGCACACAACCTCTCGATGACACAGCCCGCCGTGAGCAATGCATTGCGTCGCTTGAGGGAATCGCTGGGCGATGATCTGGTTCGGCGGGCGGGTTACGGGGTGGAGCCCACGCCTGTGGGTTTGGCGCTGTGGCCTACCGTGCGCGACGCGCTGGAGCAACTTCGACAGTCGTTGGCGCCCGGGGAGTTCGATCCGGCGAGCGCACGCAATGCGTTCGTGATGGCAATGGCCGACGCAACCGCGGCGAAAGTGGTGCCTGCCCTGATGGATATTCTGCAGAGCGAGGCGCCAGGCGTGAACCTGCGCATTCTGCCGCTGACCACGCGGGATCCGCGCGAATTGCTGGAGTCGGGCAAAGCCGACCTCGCCATTGGCCATTTCCCCGGGGTTCTGGCGGAATTGAGTGCCATTCACCTCCAGGAGGACAGCCCGCGTTTTATGCATCAGCGCCTGTATGACGGCGAATACGTGGTTGTGATGCGCCGGGACCATCCCTTGGCGAAGGCGCCGCTCACGCTGGACGCCTACTGCGCAGCGCGGCATCTGCTGGTGAGCTTTTCTGGGCGTGCCTATGGCTTTGTCGATGAAGCGCTGACTGCGCTGTCGCGCCAGCGGCGTGTCGTGTTGACGGTCAACCAGTTCTTCACGGCAGGACAGGTGGTCGCAACCACAGACTTGCTGACGGTCTTGCCCCGTCACTTTGTGGGCGCAACAGGCATGGTGCACAAATTGGCGCTGAGCGAGTTGCCGCTGGCTGTGCCCGCCGTGCACGTGGATACCCTGTGGCAGCGGCAAGCGGAACACAACAGTGCCCACCGCTGGTTGCGTCAGGCGGTGGACCGGGCCGCCACGCAGGGTTTCGAGGATACGTCGGGTGTGGTGTTACCCGCTACGATGCGCCGATGA
- a CDS encoding metallophosphoesterase — MKLQLLSDLHLEANPGYVAEPAAGAELLVLAGDIGSYQCRRDGSVMLEPDWGLQRFSPLPRYAGWPVPVVFVPGNHEYDALDVDDAHRELRATCERLGIHWLEREVLTIDDVRLVGTTLWADFDALADKPVAVPKASAPGRAKAHPIAPAPVDPVTYRLRQRDKAFRAANFYLSKMAGMRGGALFDAAAMRELALECQAWLRQALAKSFEGRTIVITHFAPTLHSADPRYGLSPGTAGFCNGLDELLPLADVWLHGHLHCPQDVQVGRCRIVANPLGYADKNEQGAFQPAGLIEV, encoded by the coding sequence ATGAAGTTGCAACTGCTGAGTGACCTGCATCTGGAGGCGAATCCGGGCTACGTAGCCGAGCCGGCCGCCGGGGCCGAACTGTTGGTGTTGGCGGGGGATATTGGCTCTTACCAATGCCGCCGGGATGGCTCGGTGATGCTGGAGCCTGACTGGGGGCTGCAGCGTTTCTCGCCACTTCCCCGGTATGCAGGCTGGCCTGTGCCGGTGGTGTTTGTCCCGGGCAACCATGAGTACGACGCGCTGGACGTTGATGATGCACACCGGGAGTTGAGGGCCACTTGTGAACGCCTGGGCATTCATTGGCTGGAGCGCGAGGTATTGACCATTGACGATGTGCGCCTGGTGGGGACCACGCTGTGGGCAGATTTCGACGCACTGGCTGACAAGCCCGTGGCCGTGCCCAAAGCCAGCGCACCGGGTCGGGCGAAAGCGCATCCCATCGCTCCCGCACCCGTTGATCCGGTGACTTACCGTTTGCGTCAGCGCGACAAGGCTTTCCGGGCGGCGAACTTCTACCTGAGCAAAATGGCAGGCATGCGCGGCGGCGCCTTGTTTGATGCCGCCGCCATGCGTGAGCTGGCCCTTGAATGCCAGGCGTGGTTGCGCCAGGCCTTGGCAAAGTCTTTCGAGGGACGGACGATAGTGATCACCCACTTTGCGCCCACACTACACAGTGCCGATCCACGCTACGGCCTGAGTCCGGGAACGGCCGGGTTTTGTAATGGACTGGATGAGCTCCTGCCCTTGGCCGATGTGTGGTTGCACGGCCATTTGCATTGCCCCCAGGACGTGCAGGTAGGCCGTTGCCGGATCGTGGCCAATCCGCTGGGTTACGCAGACAAGAACGAGCAAGGCGCGTTTCAGCCAGCCGGACTCATCGAAGTTTGA
- a CDS encoding universal stress protein, with amino-acid sequence MKILLAVDGSSYTKKMLAYLATHDNMFSADNDFTLVSIQAPLPPRARAAVGAEIANGYYTDESVKVTNPVVKFLARHGIEPKVVHKVGQPGEQIAKVAQAGKFDLVMMGSHGHSALGNLVMGSVATQVLAHCSVPVLLVR; translated from the coding sequence ATGAAAATCTTGCTCGCGGTAGACGGCAGCAGCTACACCAAAAAAATGCTGGCCTACCTGGCCACCCATGACAACATGTTCAGCGCCGACAATGATTTCACATTGGTCTCTATTCAGGCGCCCCTGCCACCGCGTGCACGCGCTGCTGTGGGGGCGGAGATTGCCAATGGTTACTACACCGACGAGTCGGTCAAAGTGACCAACCCGGTTGTCAAGTTCCTGGCCCGCCATGGCATCGAGCCCAAGGTGGTGCACAAAGTGGGGCAACCTGGCGAACAAATCGCAAAAGTCGCGCAAGCGGGCAAGTTCGATCTGGTCATGATGGGCTCGCACGGCCACAGCGCCTTGGGCAATCTGGTGATGGGTTCGGTGGCGACGCAGGTATTGGCCCACTGCTCGGTTCCGGTACTGCTGGTTCGGTAA